In the genome of Hydra vulgaris chromosome 06, alternate assembly HydraT2T_AEP, the window ATTTTCTCGGAATTTATCGCATAATCACGGAAATAgttcttgaaaaataaaaataaaaacgtttttttttttttttaattttatttaacaataataaaagaaatgcaTAAATATAGAtgtattatcttttatttgctaattttttaagattatactatctgtaaaaagaaatatttatacaatgtgtatatatattttatcacaatGGCTAACTTTGTATACACTAGTTAAGGGAAATAAAGGTAAgctgttataattattataactttttataattgttataattgtttaaacCCATAAATACcacttattataataataagtgGTATTTATgggtttaaaaaacatttaatatactaataatgttttatgataaaaggaaaacatgaatatttatcattattatgttttttaaaaataagaagtttAGAAAGAGTTTTGCAATCGTAGTTGGTTTTGTAATATAATGTTTAATATGTGTTACGAAATTTTATTTCAGTATGGATTAATTCATTTAACAAAGTTAATTTTTGCTCGCCTGCAAActtaccaaataaaaatataattcttcAATGTGATGTCGGAACGAGTGGTTCGTCAGAAAACTCTtttgacataaattttaattattatttaaatgggTCTATCCAACGctttcgagaaaaaaaaaattttctgaatgaaacaaaaattttatggaGCGGAGTTGGAAAATCATATTACAAACTACAACgtaatttaactatatttaatgCTTCAAATAgtgatataaatgtttatttttgttctgtATATGGTGAAGGTACATTGTTAGCAAGAGAGAATTTTACTTTATCAAACATTGAAAGCAAtagtaagttttttatattttgtatttaatactttatatatatatatatatatatatatatatatatatatatatatatatatattatatatatatatatatatattacatatatatgcCTAGaactacctaaaaaaaaaggtaaacttAATCTAACACAAATTAAACTATGTGCtggtatttttttttcgttgaaatttggcaAGTGAATAACAAATGCATgtagaaaactattttaataataaaaaaaaggggaTCGACATTTCTTCGACTGCAATTTCATGTGTGAACATCAACCAAATATTCAGGAgcaaaataatccataaaaaagttcagtaaccatacataaaagtCTTGAAAAATTAAGATTAGCTCTTCTTCTTTCAAAAGagtatctatgtgtatatatgtttctaaaaaaaaattctacaaaaacACTTCTGTACCACGCTGcctaaaaaagtgttaaaaaaatgagaaccaaaattttagcataaaaatcggttccgtaaatcgcgatttccgcgtacctaatatatatatatatatatatatatatatatatatatatatatatatatatatatatatatatatatatatatatatatatatatatatatatatgttcaaaaCTTTAACTACAtcttaagataataataaaccaatagcaattttaaaacaactattgAATATTATGTACAGACAGGAAagttacaaatagttatatatacttatactgACAAAATGTAACAACCTACCATGTAACTAAAATAACTACTGCAAAAAAAGTAGCAATCATTCAATAAATAGAATAATCCTAATatcaataatcataataaaaacaatataagtactataattatttcattaaaaaataacagaaaaaaaaaaaacaacttttttttttcaatcactCTCACAAACAAAAATGtgtcacacacacacaaacatttaGTGACAAAAAGTATAGAGTATTCATAATAGatgaaaatattcaaacaaaaaaggaaattgtattataataccCTTCAAACACTTGTCATCAAGGTCAgtgagaattaaaaaattaatttaaaaattattctatactgtttctttaaaaataatgcgcttttttattataaatctttttcactactttccattttaaaatgtttttttttctcttaattttggttttttatattcttgtttcttttcttgttttttttcttttgtttatttgtttgatttggtttttaatttttgtttatgtttttttctttttttttccttcacttgctttatttttattttatttatttttctgaaaaatttccattaaaccttttctttttacttttttacattttttttctaaatttatttaaaaagttcattataTAAAAGCGTCCACCATTTTGCTAATCCTTGAAAATGAAAtagaatgaaaaatattttttattcaaaaaatttttaaatccagagttttttttcatataaaacacattaaagGGTTGGCAgcatttaaatttcaaaaatgttgtttttttgacacactaatatatatatatatatatatatatatatatatatatatatatatatatatatatatatatatatatatatatatatatatatatatatatatatatatatatatatatatatatatatataaataaaaaaatatatacattaactaaaacttaaaacttttatgactttcttattttttttaggatatatatatatatatatatatatatatatatatatatatatatatatatatatatatgataaaaaaatttatacattaaaaaacttttatgaccttaattttttagaaagtatatatatatatatatatatatatatatatatatatatatatatatatatatatatatatatatatatatatatatatatataaaagattacattttgaaaaattaaaaacacacagTACATAAAAAGATATCAATACTGAAATAAATGCatgcttatataaaaaaaaaatgaaatcactAATCTTAATTCTCCAATTTTACCACATATCATTtgtttataatcatttaaaattgtgtAAATATACCTGCATGTTATCTAGTAATTATATATCTGATGATGTATacatttatgattttaatttttatatatgcaatgaTTGCAAACATCAGTAAGTTGAGATTTGATATGTTTATCAGAGTTATTTACTCTCACAATAGAGATATTCTGAAGATAAGTTACTCAAAATAGTTCCttactttgctttaaaaaaatatgcagcTGTGATGGTTAATAATgtgaaatcttaaaaaattattaagccatattattttatacttatatgcTTTATTGGAATATATTTCGAGGCTGAATATATCCAGCATGATTCTGGTCTTttgcataaatttatttaaagtagaTCTAAGACGAATCAAGTGGTTGTTGGAGGGAATAGTTATTAACAGGCagtgtttgtttttgaaatcataaaatttaactGTCATAAGTAACAATTACAGCAGTGGCTTagtgtattttgttttcaatctctattactttttttcctgACTCACTGAGTCATTGAATTGGTTGTCTagttaaatagtaaaaatcaaaatgaaCATCTCGTGTCTATTGGAGGAGATAGCAAAAATGTCAACACTGTGTTAACAGGTGGagttgtagaaaaaaataaatagaatattAATTTAGATTGTTTGTGATCTGATTCACACTGGTGAATTAGGTTTATGGCAACTATTTGAACATTTAGATTGTGCAaagttttctaataataaatagtctGGACCACTTGGAAAAATGGGCAACTGAGATTGAAATCAATACAAACTTTGTTAAGGAGTTATAAAATGATGTAACTCAAATTAGATAATAATCTCAGATTAAGAAGAATGCCAGAAATAAATCTTAATGCTGAACAGCTGTAAGATCTTATAACATGGAACTTAAGTGTAACTGAGCCTCCACTTACCTGTACTCTAAGCTCTGCCACAATCAAAGAGTTTGTTAATTATCCTATAGAAGTTGAATGGACTTCTCTTACATAGTCAGTTCAAAAATGCTTCAAGTTGGTAAATCAAGCTGCAAGTCATGTTCACATAAATCAGAGAAGAGAATCATGTAGATGTGCTTGCAATCAGGGAAGAGAATCGTATATACAGGTGCACGCAATCAGGGAAgagaattatatatatgtgcTCATCTTGCCAGTagaatttaatttcaaaaaatagtagCAAAAATGATATGGCAACTCATGTAAATTTGCAGATGGATTagctaaagaatttaaaaattgttaaattagcTAAAAACTTGGGTTTTACtgttattcatttatatacttttataagtGAGGGAAAGtggtcttattttttttaactaacgtGTACAGTTgcagagagagagagaggagtGATTGAAAGAATACAGACAGAGGGGGTTTAAAATCAGAGACAATACTGTGTACATACTTTATATATGCTGCCCAGCCTTTCAAATAAATCTATTTTGCTGACTTCCAAcaagaaaagtaaaaacaatttataactttgtaaaaatggtCTGTGTAAGTAGCACCAATGCTCacttcattattatttaatattaacatgtcttaatttctttaataattttcgATATTTCCATCTTACATAATGTTAGTGGCACAGTAAGGTCATTATGGTTGGGGCTGAAGCAAACAGGGTTGGGAATTTGCAAGACAAGGATATAGGTTAACTCTTTGCTTTGAGTAATTTTGGCAAGAAGAGGGTTTTTTTGTCCATTTGTCCACCACTTATATATGCCTATGCATGGTGTATATTGTATAAAATGCTAACAATAATaggtaacaaaaataaactattaaacattAAACCATGAATAACTAACAgctaaaataaccaaaaatatgatttatatgaatatataaaaatatgaatatgaaaaatattcGAATATTGAATTTACCAAGCTAGCACTTATTggaattttgttaaataaatttttctgtgtttaaatatttgtaaaaacatatttactactttttggtaattttctaaaagaaaaaaaagttgacacACCCTTTTGACTcagtagttttattttttaaggttttttaagtttataactatttaatagATTACTTATATTTCtactttacattaaaaaattttttaaaaaaacttttatacaaatatatattttataaattcatttttagatcgtttataaaataataaataagtgtCAAACTATATTTGCTAGTTGAcagactttaaatatttatgaaattttttctatattaatactctttttattaattgaatgtATTGCTTTTGCAATGGCATTCTTATTTAGCTTGGTTAATGTTTTCAACaagattttttcattattattactctttttattaatgctgtagtggtgtagtggtagaccGCTCACTAGAGataatagctcctttgagcagcaaccatgatagtatttggaccttgtttaaaagagaaaaaaatgctCATATTttacaacagtattccatacatgGATGAATATGAGATTTGCAGCATTAAAGAATGGAGTCAGGAGAAAGATAATGGCAAGCATCATAAGAATAAACAATGTTAGCAGATATTAACTTAGCAATAGATTATACATATGGTTTCCATAAGAGGTTAATAGTGAATGacaatccaagaagacgtaaagaggaggactcagtgagagggttgccattcatcaatatagaaatTTTGGCAGAATTGGTATATTaatgaaatgtttattttataagctttgttagagttgaaattcacaagctactgcaagccccaatctgttacagaagtgagatcagatcaTCATCAAAAAGATTAGCTGCctgttcaaattaaaatttagacaTAATATTGTCAGGAATGTTATAAATacagataagaaacaaaacaggaccaaggataaaaggatagaaccttgaggtaccccagaagttattggaaatgaagaagagtgttggcctttcAGAATGAATTTGataaagcagttagaaagaaatgatttaataatctcaaaaacttttctaGATACTCCATATGTAAcaagcttatgaagaagaccagcatgcaaattttattgaaagctttagatatatcAAAAGCAATAGCCTTTGCCTTGCCACCTCACCATCTAATGCACATTAGAATCTTTCAGTAACAGCAGTCAGTGAGTCAGCTCTAcaacaagaagatcaaaaactGTCTTGATTATcagacagtaagttatttgttAGAAATTCTTTGATTGAAGACTCAAAGATCTTGCTAATAATGGATAGAGAAGACTAACGGGATGATAGTTAGAGGGATAAAAATCTTCtcaagagttttaaaaaattagaaccaAAGATTCCATTTTTCACCAGGCATGAATTcaagattcagtcaagcacttattaaatagttttgtgaGAATTGGAAAGAGTTCTGGAAAATGCTTTTTGTAAGTGAATGAATGTTGCCTGGACCATAAGCCATAGATGAAATTAATTGAGATATGAGCAATGGAAGCTGAAGGACCAAGCATTGATAAAACTTTAGGAATAAGATTCTAGTCATTTGGAGTCAACTAAACAAATgagattaaaattaatgtaaatataaactataaaatgctggttttttaattgttattatttaccTTTGATTCCAAGAAAAGCTGAAGATGACATTGAATTTCTAATTCAATGTCATCTTCAGCAAGTTTTATACCTTGTTTTTGTTGCATTACACAACCCAACATTAAAAATGTACTTCCCCATCTTGTTTCATAATCAAATATCATGGCATTAGGTCGGACTGATGCTTGTCTCTGGTACTTGGCTAATATTGCTTTTGCCTTTGGTTTTCGCAACTTTTTCACCCTTTTTCTTAACCTTAAGTTAGACTTTAGTtagaaaattatcaaaaacttttgatttacaaggtgattaaaaaattaagaagttgaattgaatagttttgaaatggAATTCAAATagagtaaataacaaaaaacaaattttttataaaattagattaaataaaaactatatactgatttttttaaatattaccaCTTTAcacattaaaagttaaacataattACCTTTAGCATTATGTCAGCATTATTTTGAAACCAGAAAGTtttgttgctaaagtcatattaCTTGCATTGTCTATAATAacgatataaatattatttagtccCCAAtctttacaaatgttttttaaagcttCTGAAATATTCCAACCAGTATGAGATATTTTGAATGGAACACATCTGAgaactgcaatttttttttaaagtcctCTGTAATCCAATAAGCAGTAAATGGCATAAAAGATTCATTACTTGGTGAAGTCCAAATATCAGTAGTGATAGCATATACTGTGGGATTTAGTAATGATTTAACTGCATATTGAACTCTTTTGTTGATGTTTAGAACCAGCTTtgtccaaaaaattttttctgatggtactttgaatttttttgaaagatggtttataaattttatctacaataaattgaacttaattaaattgagtttaaatatatgatattcataacaaaaaagttttatcatagcttaatataaaagcaagatattttgcttataaataataaaaaataatgaaaaaaaaaaataaaaggacgAAGACATGTGACAAAGACATTGCTATAGATTTCatagttaattaattattttccttttttaataactaattttactattattatttctttagctaataactttaatagattaagattaaaattattgaagaaAAGAAGTATAGAAGTATTGGTagataaataagttataaaataatagcagacataaaaacattaagtttaacaaaaaattgctataa includes:
- the LOC136081579 gene encoding uncharacterized protein LOC136081579 isoform X2, which codes for MCIYILSQWLTLYTLVKGNKVWINSFNKVNFCSPANLPNKNIILQCDVGTSGSSENSFDINFNYYLNGSIQRFREKKNFLNETKILWSGVGKSYYKLQRNLTIFNASNSDINVYFCSVYGEGTLLARENFTLSNIESNKKTYDVNICYAPKDRDWVVNTLVSELERKGIKTFINIRDDTPGNFFAENIIEAVENSNRTIVVMSPDFFKSNICEQTLQIGLSHQVILIMYRQCNVPYILSHMTYLDWCDKDVRPYFWRNLFQTIRNN